The following proteins are co-located in the Carassius gibelio isolate Cgi1373 ecotype wild population from Czech Republic chromosome A21, carGib1.2-hapl.c, whole genome shotgun sequence genome:
- the ccnjl gene encoding cyclin-J-like protein isoform X1, whose amino-acid sequence MGKMESEGQWWKSQLAADIHQALRIKELKLPTYQAQSPQIGMRRYFADLLAVLSNRYQLCPTARHLAVYLLDLFMDHYDVAVRQLYVIALSCLLLASKFEEKEDRVPKLEQLNTLGFMCSLNLTLNKRDLIKMELLLLETFGWNLCMPTPAHFIDYYLHAAVQEGDLHNGWPLSSMSKTKAFMDKYTHYFLEVSLQDHAFLSFRPSQVAAACIAASRICLQISPSWTTVLHLLTGYSWDHLTQCIQLMLLAHDNDVKEANKSKSSPSSSQSLQPQALIPHSPATPALQRQPISSSQQLLLQASRYPQLPQHSPALSQLHMLADCQVLGPVGSREYLQPHQAGLLSASVPASSFASFPSLASGLRGLPLQGPISMQVSVVPERHCLGLTYGSGYLSSHHSFTAGCFDR is encoded by the exons ATGGGAAAGATGGAATCGGAGGGCCAGTGGTGGAAAAGCCAGCTTGCAGCGGACATCCACCAGGCTCTGCGAATTAAG GAGCTGAAGTTGCCAACGTACCAGGCCCAGTCTCCACAGATTGGGATGCGGCGGTACTTTGCCGACCTGCTCGCTGTTCTCAGTAACCGGTACCAGCTGTGCCCCACGGCACGTCACCTGGCCGTCTACCTGCTCGACCTCTTTATGGACCACTATGATGTAGCGGTGCGGCAGCTGTATGTCATCGCCCTCTCCTGCCTCCTCCTGGCCA GTAAGTTTGAGGAGAAAGAGGACCGTGTGCCCAAACTGGAGCAGCTGAACACTCTGGGCTTCATGTGCAGTCTGAACCTCACCCTCAACAAACGTGACCTCATCAAGAtggagctgctgctgctggagaCGTTCGGATGGAACCTGTGCATGCCCACACCGGCCCATTTCATTGACTACTACCTCCACGCTGCTGTCCAGGAGGGGGACCTGCACAACGGCTGGCCCCTCTCCTCCATGTCCAAGACCAAAGCCTTCATGGACAAATACACGCACTACTTCCTGGAGGTTTCGTTGCAAG ATCATGCTTTCCTGAGCTTCAGGCCTTCTCAGGTGGCAGCTGCCTGCATAGCTGCGTCCAGAATCTGCCTGCAGATCTCCCCCAGCTGGACCACCGTCCTCCACCTGCTCACGGGCTACTCCTGGGATCATCTGACGCAGTGCATCCAGCTCATGTTACT GGCTCACGACAACGATGTAAAGGAGGCCAACAAATCCAAATCTTCCCCTTCCTCCAGTCAGAGCCTCCAGCCGCAAGCTCTCATCCCCCACAGCCCCGCCACCCCGGCTCTGCAGAGGCAGCCCATCTCCAGCTCCCAGCAACTGCTCCTCCAGGCCAGCAGATACCCGCAGCTCCCCCAGCATTCGCCGGCATTATCCCAGCTGCACATGCTGGCTGACTGCCAGGTCCTGGGACCGGTGGGCTCTCGGGAATATCTGCAGCCCCACCAGGCCGGTCTGCTTTCGGCCTCAGTTCCGGCCAGCTCATTCGCATCTTTCCCAAGCTTGGCGTCGGGGCTACGAGGCTTGCCCCTCCAGGGTCCCATCTCCATGCAGGTGAGCGTGGTGCCCGAGCGCCACTGCCTCGGTCTGACTTACGGGAGTGGCTACTTGAGTTCCCACCACTCATTCACAGCTGGCTGCTTCGACAGGTGA
- the ccnjl gene encoding cyclin-J-like protein isoform X2 — translation MELKLPTYQAQSPQIGMRRYFADLLAVLSNRYQLCPTARHLAVYLLDLFMDHYDVAVRQLYVIALSCLLLASKFEEKEDRVPKLEQLNTLGFMCSLNLTLNKRDLIKMELLLLETFGWNLCMPTPAHFIDYYLHAAVQEGDLHNGWPLSSMSKTKAFMDKYTHYFLEVSLQDHAFLSFRPSQVAAACIAASRICLQISPSWTTVLHLLTGYSWDHLTQCIQLMLLAHDNDVKEANKSKSSPSSSQSLQPQALIPHSPATPALQRQPISSSQQLLLQASRYPQLPQHSPALSQLHMLADCQVLGPVGSREYLQPHQAGLLSASVPASSFASFPSLASGLRGLPLQGPISMQVSVVPERHCLGLTYGSGYLSSHHSFTAGCFDR, via the exons ATG GAGCTGAAGTTGCCAACGTACCAGGCCCAGTCTCCACAGATTGGGATGCGGCGGTACTTTGCCGACCTGCTCGCTGTTCTCAGTAACCGGTACCAGCTGTGCCCCACGGCACGTCACCTGGCCGTCTACCTGCTCGACCTCTTTATGGACCACTATGATGTAGCGGTGCGGCAGCTGTATGTCATCGCCCTCTCCTGCCTCCTCCTGGCCA GTAAGTTTGAGGAGAAAGAGGACCGTGTGCCCAAACTGGAGCAGCTGAACACTCTGGGCTTCATGTGCAGTCTGAACCTCACCCTCAACAAACGTGACCTCATCAAGAtggagctgctgctgctggagaCGTTCGGATGGAACCTGTGCATGCCCACACCGGCCCATTTCATTGACTACTACCTCCACGCTGCTGTCCAGGAGGGGGACCTGCACAACGGCTGGCCCCTCTCCTCCATGTCCAAGACCAAAGCCTTCATGGACAAATACACGCACTACTTCCTGGAGGTTTCGTTGCAAG ATCATGCTTTCCTGAGCTTCAGGCCTTCTCAGGTGGCAGCTGCCTGCATAGCTGCGTCCAGAATCTGCCTGCAGATCTCCCCCAGCTGGACCACCGTCCTCCACCTGCTCACGGGCTACTCCTGGGATCATCTGACGCAGTGCATCCAGCTCATGTTACT GGCTCACGACAACGATGTAAAGGAGGCCAACAAATCCAAATCTTCCCCTTCCTCCAGTCAGAGCCTCCAGCCGCAAGCTCTCATCCCCCACAGCCCCGCCACCCCGGCTCTGCAGAGGCAGCCCATCTCCAGCTCCCAGCAACTGCTCCTCCAGGCCAGCAGATACCCGCAGCTCCCCCAGCATTCGCCGGCATTATCCCAGCTGCACATGCTGGCTGACTGCCAGGTCCTGGGACCGGTGGGCTCTCGGGAATATCTGCAGCCCCACCAGGCCGGTCTGCTTTCGGCCTCAGTTCCGGCCAGCTCATTCGCATCTTTCCCAAGCTTGGCGTCGGGGCTACGAGGCTTGCCCCTCCAGGGTCCCATCTCCATGCAGGTGAGCGTGGTGCCCGAGCGCCACTGCCTCGGTCTGACTTACGGGAGTGGCTACTTGAGTTCCCACCACTCATTCACAGCTGGCTGCTTCGACAGGTGA